One genomic window of Haliotis asinina isolate JCU_RB_2024 chromosome 4, JCU_Hal_asi_v2, whole genome shotgun sequence includes the following:
- the LOC137280932 gene encoding uncharacterized protein — MAPDSKHRNDPTDPHLKFLTRSRRLISTTRDHMNNVGRISAEIHVLSQSILADHDEFIRTRSAQNGHADPIEDPSIQREISFEVSNASDIETIDQPQPELSGNTLKVPIRYPDIHTNKTQRLQKDQEHSPRKQKQRNIQQKLPQVNKHSSMAASQAAASIYRNPQVPYIPFKPLPKVKPEPVAAYREANSNKQSIARLKQHRVKAENKTDSLPTITRTNTDRKHVTDKKHRNEEVAHKLPVIKHQLPVYRAPAQIMQPPGYAPRIEARVPMDVKVMDATASVPKDMSGAKRNNTVQRQVLPEVVQHPSIQGRVATGIVRRFHQQQLKCETREKPDLPRSGENIELSINGKKLNDLILHGREARKESSTTPRTLSNRPASKRSFKRNETVVLPKVNPGPSLSPDYKLSKRYHRPSYMITSPVQASHLAPTPSLESYVTLSPMPYIHRMTLTPRQTMLLSGSPSNLMPSSRPGSLIRESPLVVTKFPKIPATGEGAP, encoded by the exons ATGGCGCCGGATTCTAAGCATAGGAACG ATCCAACGGATCCACATTTAAAGTTCCTGACAAGATCTCGGCGTCTTATTTCAACGACTCGTGATCATATGAACAATGTTGGTCGAATATCGGCCGAAATACATGTCCTCTCCCAAAGCATTCTCGCGGATCATGATGAATTCATACGAACGAGATCAGCTCAAAATGGACATGCTGATCCCATCGAAGATCCCAGCATTCAAAGAGAGATATCTTTTGAAGTGTCAAATGCGTCCGATATTGAGACAATCGATCAACCACAACCCGAGTTAAGTGGGAACACTCTCAAGGTGCCCATTCGCTACCCGGATATTCATACAAATAAGACTCAAAGACTTCAAAAGGACCAGGAACATTCTCCTAGGAAACAGAAGCAACGAAACATACAGCAAAAACTGCCACAGGTGAACAAACACTCATCTATGGCTGCGTCTCAAGCCGCTGCAAGTATTTACAGAAACCCTCAAGTCCCCTACATTCCCTTTAAGCCGTTACCAAAGGTTAAACCGGAACCTGTTGCTGCGTATAGAGAGGCTAACTCGAATAAGCAATCCATTGCCCGTTTAAAACAGCACAGAGTGAAggctgaaaacaaaacagacagtTTACCTACTATCACACGAACCAACACAGATCGCaaacatgtgacagacaaaaagCATCGGAATGAAGAAGTTGCTCACAAACTTCCTGTGATAAAACATCAACTTCCTGTTTACCGCGCGCCAGCGCAGATCATGCAGCCGCCTGGATACGCGCCTCGTATTGAGGCAAGGGTGCCAATGGACGTCAAGGTTATGGATGCAACTGCTAGCGTGCCTAAAGATATGTCGGGAGCAAAACGTAATAATACAGTTCAGAGGCAAGTGCTTCCCGAGGTTGtacaacatccatcaatccaAGGAAGAGTAGCAACAGGTATCGTGCGGCGGTTCCATCAACAACAGCTCAAATGTGAGACACGGGAGAAACCGGATCTGCCCCGAAGTGGGGAAAACATAGAATTGTCCATAAATGGAAAGAAATTGAACGACCTCATCCTCCACGGAAGGGAGGCAAGAAAGGAGTCGTCCACGACACCACGAACTTTGTCCAATAGACCAGCGAGTAAAAGGTCTTTCAAACGCAACGAAACAGTTGTCCTTCCCAAGGTTAATCCAGGACCATCATTGTCACCAGATTACAAACTCTCGAAACGATACCACCGTCCTTCGTACATGATTACCTCCCCTGTGCAAGCTTCTCACTTGGCACCAACGCCATCCCTCGAATCCTATGTGACACTGTCGCCGATGCCATATATTCATCGGATGACCTTGACCCCACGCCAAACCATGTTGTTGTCTGGGTCGCCAAGCAACCTAATGCCATCTTCGCGCCCTGGTTCTTTGATAAGAGAGTCGCCCCTAGTAGTGACAAAGTTCCCGAAAATACCTGCAACAGGCGAGGGAGCACCTTGA